The genome window TccaattttctttttggGAGTCTTAATGGTATCTAAATTAGGCTGCAGTGccatttcttcattttcctTTAATTCTCCATTCAACgttaaattattaagatggtttgttaatttttgaatttctttattatcttgCATTTCTTTGGATTCAGTTTCAGAAAACAGAATTAAAGCGTCATTTAATGGCCTTAGCTCAAGCCATTTTTTGgctaaattatttgtttttttagaGATGCCAGCATCTACtaaagatatttcaaatgctttataaataacattaaatgTTTTAGTTACAATTTTAGATTTCAGACTTAGTTGACAAATCAGTTTCTCGTTAGTCTCTTTATCAAGTATTTCGGATgctttattatttgtatattttttttgcaaaGACTCAACACTTTCAagtaaaaatgatatcTCGTTATTCAAGTTTATAAAGATTATATTCCATCTTCTATCGATAAGTtccaattttaaattcCTCATCTCATCAACTAAAAACCTGTACTTATCCATCAGCAATTTAAAGTGCTTCAAAAGAAGAGCATGCAACgcttcaatattattttggtCTCTGTTTTTGAAGTcatttattcttttaattaaaaCCTCTGTTAAACTTAATTCAATTGGtttgatttcttcttttagTTGAAGATACCTTTCCACCAATGATTCTTCTAAAGGTGAAAATGCTGGGATTTTTGATTCATTCGAATAGGAATTTTTAtctaatatttcaattatctCATTTAATGTAAAGTTCGGAGCATGTCGTATTGGTGAAGAAAACTTCTCTTCTTGTATGCTCACTGTttcttgtatttttttttctacTAATTTGTCCAAAGTTCCCATATGATCATTCATAATTTCATAAAACTCTATGCTTATATCCAAATTTGGCTTAATTACATTAAACTGTCTCTTTAAATCATGTTCTACTTTTGTACAGTTTTCAATGagattaaaaatattattacaatcGGAGATGTTCGATGAATTTTCTGATATTAGTTCTTCCAATAAATTCAGTATATGATTCAAAACACCTTCTATTTCATATATGCCTCCCAAAATAACAGCAATAGAcgatttatttttaattatagaGTCAATGATTACAACGGTATTTGCATTTTTACCATTGATTTtggaaataaatatttcatttataaCTAACTTCAAGTTAGacaataatttatataacttCCCCAAACTTATGGACAAATCATCAATCTTCAACTCTTCCAACTTTTTCAAGCAATCAATGGCATCTTGGAACTCAGATACAGGAAATAATGATTCGATTACCTCCAAGTCTTTTTGCTCTTCCATTATTTATCACCATGTAGCCAATATTTGTCGgttcttttcaatttcgaATCCCCTTGGTACACTGTAAACTAGCTTAACAATCTTATATACCTGTGGATAAATACCAATCGTCTCAAAAGCGCATATAGTGTAATATACCATCTGAGTTTCAATTGCAACTAATCCACCCTGTATGTTTTTATTGAAGCTGATAGAGATCTGTTTGTTGtctttgtttatttttcactttGTTAGTTTACCGCAGAGGAAACCTTAGAGGATACCGAGATGAGAAGTGCTAATAAGTACAAACGTCGCTAATTCTTGGTTAATCACAAGACATTATAAACGGGATCAAGCTCCAATTTCTGGGGTCAAGTGTCCTATTATATACAAGATTACAGGTTTCTTTATAAactcaattgaaaaaattctGGAGAGGACCATTGGTAGCGAAGTGCTCTATAACGACTTCCTcgagaaagaagaaatgaaCATCGTCAAGGCTGTTGTTGCAATGGGAAAAGATCTTACCGATAGCGTAGTTCTAACTACTCGCACAGTACAAATAAGATGGTATCATACCatctatttttattcatCTCGTTGAgcaatcaaaaaaaaattaataaagaaacgTGGAATCTTAATGTCTTGAATCATTCTCAATATATTTCCTTCCAAGTCCAATCATATAACCAAATGATTACCAATTTGCAAGCAAACGTCGATAGAAAGCTATCCTGGAGACTTGGTTGCTTGGCTCGCGATGGAAAGTGTCTTGAACTTAAACCTCCGAACGTTAGAAAACGCACCATTATTTTCCTTGATACAACCTTTGAGCTGCGCACTGCTAAAAACATCTAACGCCAAAAATCCAAGTCAGTTCCTATTACGTGCTCATCTATTCCTTCTAACTACTCCCAGTATCCTATCATTTCCAGAGAGCTGAAACGAGCCTGAGATCTCGAGATCTCAGGCTCGTTTAGGGTCTGTTTGAGATTCGTGCGGGTTTTCTCCGTCAGATCTCAACATCGGTTCCGGAATGCATTAAACATTCTTGGCCAGCACAAGTTCAAGATGAACTTGTTTTGGTGGTCAGTACGTCAAATAAAATCCTACTAGAGAACTTTAGAGGCCATTTCTTGAAGCTACTCTTATTGCTGTCTTAATTATGTGCATTGGATGTCTCGCTGTCTGACCTTCGTTTAGTTTCCTAAATTCTACAATGAGTTAGGTTAGAGATAATCAATCTTACACCTAATATTGTATTACTTTATTAGGACATTATTAGCATAGCCatgattatattatattgatttataatgttaataaatcaccaatgat of Tetrapisispora phaffii CBS 4417 chromosome 13, complete genome contains these proteins:
- the KAR9 gene encoding Kar9p (similar to Saccharomyces cerevisiae KAR9 (YPL269W); ancestral locus Anc_6.4), which encodes MEEQKDLEVIESLFPVSEFQDAIDCLKKLEELKIDDLSISLGKLYKLLSNLKLVINEIFISKINGKNANTVVIIDSIIKNKSSIAVILGGIYEIEGVLNHILNLLEELISENSSNISDCNNIFNLIENCTKVEHDLKRQFNVIKPNLDISIEFYEIMNDHMGTLDKLVEKKIQETVSIQEEKFSSPIRHAPNFTLNEIIEILDKNSYSNESKIPAFSPLEESLVERYLQLKEEIKPIELSLTEVLIKRINDFKNRDQNNIEALHALLLKHFKLLMDKYRFLVDEMRNLKLELIDRRWNIIFINLNNEISFLLESVESLQKKYTNNKASEILDKETNEKLICQLSLKSKIVTKTFNVIYKAFEISLVDAGISKKTNNLAKKWLELRPLNDALILFSETESKEMQDNKEIQKLTNHLNNLTLNGELKENEEMALQPNLDTIKTPKKKIGAALLRKMNIKPIIITDTPPPSIEKDNPFFKKNLDRMENSEGGNNEKGKDYNFKDQSITNDIPSLKFAASSDSMDRQLNNDKSDADKENVAYNNTIRELEYQKMQYFSKQKSRIPSINSEKSSKVVRSASLNLSHSKNSSPMMWTPFTKNTSAHLKLPTPKSQLLVKETGARSVTR